The Gimibacter soli genome includes a region encoding these proteins:
- a CDS encoding Hsp33 family molecular chaperone HslO: MNDKPIVIKDPDFSRDNEIRPFQIEGMDVRGRAVRLGTVADQILVAHGYPEPVERIVGEMAALAGLLGSILKFDGIVTVQTKSQGPIPMMVADYERKADGTGHIRACAEIDHEKLSTFGANPSFKGLIGSKNGYLVITIDQGADMERYQGIVELKGDSLSDVIHAYFESSEQTPTAVRLAADRDPVSGHWRAGGIMVQHLARGETGRERILDRETEEHWNRASTLMHSVKESELLDPALTLDDLLYRLYNEDGVRVFDATRVQKGCRCERERLLAVLGQFSADDKDHMVVDGKIAVNCQFCNKTFDFSPEEVG, translated from the coding sequence ATGAACGACAAACCGATTGTCATAAAAGACCCGGACTTCAGCCGGGACAATGAAATTCGCCCGTTCCAGATTGAAGGAATGGATGTGCGCGGCCGCGCCGTACGCCTTGGCACGGTCGCCGACCAGATTCTGGTGGCCCACGGTTATCCCGAACCCGTCGAGCGGATCGTTGGCGAGATGGCGGCTCTGGCCGGCCTTCTGGGCTCGATCCTCAAGTTCGATGGCATTGTGACAGTGCAGACCAAGTCACAGGGACCGATCCCGATGATGGTGGCCGATTATGAGCGCAAGGCGGATGGCACCGGCCATATTCGCGCCTGCGCCGAGATCGACCATGAGAAGCTTTCCACCTTCGGCGCCAATCCCTCTTTCAAGGGGCTGATCGGCTCGAAGAACGGCTATCTCGTGATCACCATCGATCAGGGCGCCGATATGGAACGCTATCAGGGCATCGTGGAACTGAAAGGCGACAGCCTTTCGGACGTGATCCATGCCTATTTTGAAAGCTCCGAGCAGACACCGACCGCCGTGCGGCTGGCGGCTGACCGCGACCCGGTTTCGGGTCACTGGCGGGCTGGCGGCATCATGGTCCAGCATCTGGCCCGCGGCGAAACCGGCCGCGAGCGCATCCTTGACCGCGAAACGGAAGAGCACTGGAATCGCGCCTCCACACTGATGCACAGTGTGAAGGAAAGCGAGCTTCTGGACCCGGCCCTGACGCTCGATGACCTTCTTTACCGTCTTTACAACGAAGACGGCGTGCGGGTGTTCGATGCCACCCGCGTGCAGAAGGGGTGCCGGTGCGAACGCGAACGCCTGCTGGCGGTCCTCGGCCAGTTCTCGGCTGACGACAAGGACCATATGGTCGTGGACGGCAAGATCGCCGTGAACTGCCAGTTCTGCAACAAGACCTTCGATTTCAGCCCCGAAGAAGTGGGCTGA
- a CDS encoding LytR/AlgR family response regulator transcription factor has translation MTDTAAEQDVRGRFYLLGSRPLTHVVFWLGYYLLFSLIWMRPEEGLFASFYLEFVLLPPRALAVYGLIYFLMPRYLLQERYREFLLGYALLLLVAGALQRLSGYFFYERLMDAGGLPLSDPGAILRSVILVNTTAIVVGAVKMYQFYWIEVRRNAAGKSRISLRSNRRTHLVDPDDIFYVEGMGNYVTYCLRSGEKLVVHGSVKAAQEGLPDHFLRLHRSFIANKKHIRSFSAETVVIGTEELPRGKEITDEELAAAIS, from the coding sequence ATGACGGATACAGCGGCAGAACAGGACGTGCGAGGCCGGTTTTACCTTCTTGGGTCCCGGCCGCTCACACATGTCGTCTTCTGGCTCGGCTACTATCTCTTGTTCAGCCTGATCTGGATGCGGCCGGAAGAAGGCCTGTTTGCTTCCTTCTATCTTGAATTCGTCCTGTTGCCGCCCCGTGCCCTTGCCGTGTACGGGCTGATCTATTTCCTGATGCCGCGCTATCTGCTGCAGGAAAGATACCGCGAGTTTCTGCTGGGATACGCCCTGCTGCTTCTGGTGGCTGGCGCACTGCAGCGCCTGTCCGGCTATTTCTTCTACGAACGGCTGATGGATGCGGGCGGCTTGCCGCTTTCTGACCCCGGCGCAATCCTGCGCAGCGTCATTCTTGTCAACACCACGGCAATCGTGGTGGGCGCCGTGAAGATGTACCAGTTTTACTGGATCGAGGTGCGCCGCAATGCTGCGGGCAAAAGCCGGATCAGCCTCCGGTCCAATCGCCGCACCCACCTCGTCGATCCGGACGACATTTTCTATGTCGAAGGCATGGGCAATTATGTGACCTATTGCCTGCGGTCAGGGGAAAAGCTCGTCGTGCATGGGTCCGTAAAGGCCGCGCAGGAAGGCCTGCCGGATCATTTCCTGCGCCTTCACCGTTCCTTCATCGCCAACAAGAAACACATCCGTTCCTTCAGTGCCGAAACCGTGGTCATCGGCACTGAAGAATTGCCTCGCGGCAAGGAAATAACGGATGAGGAACTGGCCGCCGCAATCAGCTGA
- the argF gene encoding ornithine carbamoyltransferase: MTVMPNPVELRHFIDLKDLSGETLRLILDVARRWKTARRGWPKGMPDMPALLSGHTLAMIFEKSSTRTRVSFEVAMQQLGGQSLVLTGDNMQLGRGETVGDTARVMGRYVDAIMIRAYAHDSVVELARDSGVPVINALTDRSHPCQLMADIMTFEEHRGPIRGRTLAWVGDGNNVATSLIEAAVRFGFSLRLGCPDGYKPDAEAVAWAIAQGGDVMVTDDPVEAVKGVAAVLTDTFVSMGDSRTGGRMKALAPYQVNAHLMANAAPDALFLHCLPAHRGEEVTADVIDGPASVVWDEAENRLHVQKAILAWCLGKF; encoded by the coding sequence ATGACTGTGATGCCTAATCCCGTGGAACTGCGCCATTTCATCGATCTCAAGGACCTCAGCGGGGAAACCCTCCGCCTGATCCTCGATGTGGCGCGACGCTGGAAAACGGCACGCAGAGGCTGGCCCAAGGGAATGCCGGACATGCCGGCCCTCCTTTCCGGGCACACGCTCGCCATGATTTTCGAAAAAAGCTCGACCCGTACGCGGGTCAGCTTTGAAGTGGCGATGCAGCAGCTGGGTGGCCAGTCGCTTGTGCTGACGGGCGACAATATGCAGCTCGGGCGCGGGGAAACCGTGGGCGACACTGCCCGCGTGATGGGCCGCTATGTGGATGCCATCATGATCCGCGCCTATGCGCATGATTCGGTCGTCGAGCTCGCCCGCGACAGCGGCGTGCCGGTGATCAATGCGCTGACCGACCGCTCGCACCCCTGCCAGCTGATGGCGGATATCATGACGTTCGAGGAACATCGCGGGCCGATCCGTGGCCGCACGCTTGCATGGGTCGGGGACGGTAACAATGTCGCCACGTCGCTGATTGAAGCGGCTGTCCGCTTTGGCTTCAGCCTGCGGCTTGGCTGCCCTGATGGTTACAAGCCGGATGCCGAGGCTGTGGCATGGGCCATAGCCCAGGGCGGCGATGTGATGGTGACGGATGATCCGGTCGAGGCTGTGAAGGGTGTAGCCGCCGTATTGACCGATACATTCGTGTCGATGGGCGACAGCCGCACGGGCGGGCGCATGAAGGCCCTTGCACCTTATCAGGTGAATGCCCATCTGATGGCGAATGCCGCGCCCGATGCGCTGTTCCTGCACTGCCTGCCCGCCCACCGGGGCGAAGAGGTAACGGCGGATGTCATCGATGGACCGGCCAGTGTCGTCTGGGACGAGGCGGAGAACCGTCTGCATGTGCAGAAGGCTATCCTCGCCTGGTGTCTCGGCAAGTTCTGA
- a CDS encoding aspartate aminotransferase family protein, with translation MITPLMPVYNRIPVAFERGEGMYLFDTNGKKYLDFYSGIGVMCLGHSHPTLVKAITEQASKLWHTANTFEIPLGNRLAERLTAASFADTVFFTNSGAEAIECAIKMVRKHHYDRGNKGRYRMITMANAFHGRTLAGIAAAGQEKLTKGFEPLVDGFDVVPFGDIEAVKAAIKPETGGIMIEPVQGEGGIRLLDDAKMRELRAICDEHDLLLVFDEIQCGMGRTGKLFAHEWSGVKPDIVTAAKGIGGGFPLGACLATEHAALGMTVGTHGSTYGGNPLAMAVGNAVLDEMLAPGFLDRVVAMGDKLQARLGALQQRHSDMISEVRGRGLMAGIRLPDVATRDAVVDLINRGLVPAVAGDNVVRMLPPLIIEDSHLDEAMETYDQAFTDWKQNGVPKS, from the coding sequence GTGATTACGCCCCTGATGCCCGTCTATAACCGGATTCCCGTCGCTTTCGAGCGCGGCGAAGGCATGTATCTCTTCGACACTAACGGTAAGAAATATCTCGACTTTTACTCCGGCATCGGCGTGATGTGCCTTGGTCACAGCCACCCGACGCTCGTGAAAGCGATCACCGAGCAGGCGTCGAAGCTGTGGCACACGGCAAACACCTTTGAGATTCCTCTTGGCAACCGTCTCGCCGAACGGCTGACGGCGGCGAGCTTCGCAGATACCGTTTTCTTCACCAATTCGGGGGCCGAGGCCATCGAATGCGCGATCAAGATGGTCCGGAAGCATCATTACGACCGCGGCAACAAGGGCCGCTACCGCATGATCACCATGGCGAACGCCTTCCATGGCCGCACACTCGCCGGGATTGCTGCTGCCGGCCAGGAAAAGCTGACGAAAGGCTTCGAGCCGCTTGTTGACGGTTTCGATGTGGTGCCTTTCGGCGATATCGAGGCGGTGAAAGCTGCGATCAAGCCGGAAACCGGCGGTATCATGATCGAGCCCGTGCAGGGCGAAGGCGGTATCCGCCTCCTCGACGATGCCAAGATGCGTGAACTGCGCGCTATTTGCGACGAGCACGACCTTCTTCTGGTGTTCGATGAAATCCAGTGCGGCATGGGCCGCACGGGCAAGCTTTTCGCGCACGAATGGTCGGGCGTGAAACCCGATATCGTGACGGCAGCCAAGGGCATCGGTGGCGGCTTCCCGCTCGGCGCGTGTCTGGCGACCGAACATGCGGCGCTCGGCATGACCGTCGGCACCCACGGCAGCACTTATGGCGGCAACCCGCTCGCCATGGCTGTCGGCAATGCCGTGCTCGACGAGATGCTGGCGCCCGGCTTCCTCGACCGTGTTGTCGCGATGGGTGATAAGCTGCAAGCCCGCCTCGGTGCCCTGCAGCAGCGCCACAGCGACATGATTTCGGAAGTGCGCGGCCGCGGCCTGATGGCCGGTATCCGCCTGCCCGATGTCGCCACCCGCGATGCGGTGGTGGATCTTATCAACCGCGGCCTCGTCCCGGCTGTTGCCGGCGACAATGTTGTCCGCATGCTGCCGCCGCTGATTATCGAAGACAGCCATCTTGATGAAGCGATGGAGACTTACGACCAGGCCTTCACCGACTGGAAACAAAACGGTGTGCCGAAGTCCTGA
- a CDS encoding GcrA family cell cycle regulator, translating into MSWTDERIELLKNLWDSGQSASQIAKELGEGVTRNAVIGKAHRLGLKSRPSPVKADKPEAPAAPKRVEKKEAKKLVTLLDLTDRMCKWPHGHPGDEDFHFCGKPSEPGMPYCASHCAEAYQAQPPRRDRRQPPRPIL; encoded by the coding sequence ATGAGCTGGACCGACGAGCGTATCGAACTCCTGAAGAATCTCTGGGATAGCGGCCAGAGCGCCAGCCAGATCGCCAAGGAACTGGGCGAGGGAGTGACCCGCAACGCCGTGATCGGCAAGGCCCACCGCCTTGGCCTGAAGTCGCGCCCGTCGCCGGTGAAGGCCGACAAGCCGGAGGCTCCTGCAGCCCCGAAACGTGTGGAGAAGAAGGAAGCCAAGAAGCTTGTCACCCTTCTCGATCTTACCGACCGCATGTGCAAATGGCCGCACGGCCACCCGGGCGACGAAGATTTCCATTTCTGCGGCAAGCCCTCCGAGCCCGGCATGCCCTACTGCGCTTCGCACTGCGCCGAAGCCTATCAGGCCCAGCCGCCGCGCCGCGACCGCCGGCAGCCGCCGCGCCCGATTCTCTGA
- a CDS encoding c-type cytochrome has translation MKSLSKALLAAAIIATPVAAHGEEELAPPVAFRHQGMQIVVNSAMGAMTVLKGEAGADENLVPLAEALVAGAKVSQSAFKVDTRTVHGKGEAKDQIWAEWDKFSAAMDGFVADTEAFLAAAKTGDKSASMAALGKTFKNCKSCHDVYKEK, from the coding sequence ATGAAATCGCTGTCGAAGGCCCTTCTGGCCGCTGCCATCATCGCGACCCCGGTTGCCGCACACGGCGAAGAGGAACTGGCACCGCCCGTTGCCTTCCGCCACCAGGGCATGCAGATCGTCGTGAATTCGGCGATGGGTGCCATGACGGTGCTGAAAGGCGAGGCAGGCGCGGACGAGAATCTGGTGCCACTGGCCGAAGCGCTCGTGGCGGGTGCCAAGGTTTCGCAGTCCGCCTTCAAGGTCGATACCCGCACCGTGCACGGCAAGGGTGAAGCGAAAGACCAGATCTGGGCGGAATGGGATAAATTCTCAGCCGCCATGGATGGGTTTGTGGCCGACACCGAGGCCTTCCTTGCCGCCGCCAAAACCGGCGACAAGAGCGCTTCGATGGCAGCCCTCGGCAAGACCTTCAAAAACTGCAAGTCCTGCCACGACGTTTACAAGGAAAAATAA
- a CDS encoding ABC transporter permease, which translates to MATTPRPAAAPIEGRTIGTMNWLGLWTLYLRETRRFMKVWAQTLAAPAVTTILFMVIFSLALGGERREIAGLSFGTFLAPGLIVMAILQNAFANTSSSLLIAKVQGNIVDTLMPPLSASELTLGFVCGGVTRGIVVGFSVGFAFLLMPGVEMKITHLWAVVYFALSASVMLSLAGVLTGIWADKFDHAAAITNFIVAPLSLLSGTFYTIDRLSPSWQILSAGNPFHYLIDGFRYGFIGHQDSDIAIGVVYTLLINIGLAVWVWRVFRSGYRLKP; encoded by the coding sequence ATGGCCACGACCCCCCGTCCCGCGGCGGCCCCCATCGAAGGCCGCACCATCGGCACCATGAACTGGCTTGGGCTCTGGACCCTGTATCTGCGCGAAACCCGCCGTTTCATGAAGGTGTGGGCGCAGACGCTGGCCGCACCCGCGGTGACCACCATCCTCTTCATGGTGATCTTTTCGCTGGCGCTTGGCGGTGAGCGACGCGAGATCGCCGGCCTGTCGTTCGGCACCTTTCTCGCCCCCGGCCTGATTGTGATGGCGATCCTGCAAAATGCTTTCGCCAACACTTCGTCGTCGCTCCTGATCGCCAAGGTGCAGGGCAATATCGTCGATACACTGATGCCGCCCCTGTCCGCCAGCGAACTGACCCTCGGTTTTGTATGCGGCGGCGTGACGCGCGGGATTGTTGTCGGCTTCTCGGTCGGCTTCGCCTTTCTCCTGATGCCGGGTGTGGAGATGAAGATCACCCACCTGTGGGCGGTCGTCTATTTCGCCTTGTCGGCCTCGGTGATGCTGTCGCTTGCGGGTGTGCTGACCGGAATCTGGGCCGACAAGTTCGACCATGCGGCGGCCATCACCAACTTCATCGTGGCGCCCTTGTCGCTCCTGTCCGGTACTTTCTACACGATCGACCGGCTGTCGCCTTCGTGGCAGATCCTGTCGGCGGGCAACCCGTTCCATTATCTGATCGATGGTTTCCGCTATGGCTTCATCGGCCATCAGGACAGCGATATCGCAATTGGCGTCGTTTACACGCTTCTGATCAATATCGGCCTCGCCGTGTGGGTGTGGCGGGTCTTCCGCTCGGGTTACCGCCTGAAGCCCTGA